A part of Candidatus Methylomirabilota bacterium genomic DNA contains:
- a CDS encoding pentapeptide repeat-containing protein, protein MKRGKVKPEFRPRRAPDLPVDPAVADDADVLRGPDITISLKTINESKREGLSATSLSLQSCVLKRVALPNSTFAAITLRDVRLVGCDLANIKTRTLTAVRVEFLDCRMTGFRVEEPAECHDVLIAEGIQTYSQFAYARFTSAEFNSCNFEDANFLGADLQGCIFRGCNLHNADMRGAKLREADLRGSVIEGLRLNPADIHGAVVDPSQAMILATLLGIRIR, encoded by the coding sequence ATGAAACGCGGCAAGGTGAAGCCGGAATTCAGACCTCGACGCGCACCCGACCTGCCGGTCGATCCTGCCGTCGCGGATGATGCCGATGTCTTGCGTGGTCCCGATATAACGATTTCCCTCAAAACGATCAACGAGTCCAAGCGGGAAGGCCTGTCGGCGACCAGCCTATCTCTCCAGAGCTGTGTTCTGAAGCGGGTCGCGCTTCCGAACAGCACCTTCGCCGCGATAACCTTACGAGACGTTCGCCTCGTCGGGTGCGATCTCGCCAATATCAAGACGCGCACCTTGACGGCCGTCCGGGTCGAGTTCCTGGACTGTCGCATGACGGGCTTCCGGGTCGAGGAGCCTGCCGAGTGCCACGATGTGTTGATCGCCGAGGGCATCCAGACCTATTCCCAGTTCGCCTACGCCCGCTTCACGTCCGCGGAGTTCAACTCCTGCAACTTCGAGGACGCGAACTTCCTTGGCGCTGATCTGCAAGGCTGCATCTTCCGTGGCTGCAACTTGCACAACGCGGACATGAGGGGAGCGAAGTTGAGAGAGGCGGACCTGCGGGGATCGGTGATCGAAGGATTGCGGCTCAATCCCGCGGACATTCACGGAGCCGTCGTGGATCCCTCCCAGGCCATGATCCTCGCGACCCTGCTCGGGATCCGCATACGGTGA
- a CDS encoding ABC transporter substrate-binding protein has translation MRRYSRRQLLQGSLALAAMILLFGCEMPSWPGQSTGKIPRIGFLAVGSREGRAFLIEGFLKGLREHGYVEGQNIVIEYRFSEGRNDRLPALAAELVDLKVKLIVASGSPASFAAKQATSTIPIVMGSLAAHPVETGLIASLARPGGNITGMTEMASQLTGKRLELLKQTVPGLSRLAVFWNPPNPAYGPVLKELEAAAQTMGVKLQRLEVRVPEDFEGALGAATRQRAGALFVPGDPLVTNRPKMLADLALKYRLPTITDFRELPESGGLLSFGPDLVDSYRRAASHVDKILKGANPGDLPMEQPTKFDLFVNLKTARALGLTIPQSVLVQATQVIQ, from the coding sequence ATGCGCCGTTATAGCCGTCGCCAGCTTCTGCAAGGCAGCCTGGCCCTGGCTGCCATGATCCTTCTGTTTGGCTGCGAGATGCCGTCATGGCCCGGCCAGTCCACTGGCAAGATACCCCGGATCGGTTTTCTGGCCGTCGGCTCGCGCGAGGGCCGGGCATTTTTGATCGAGGGCTTTCTCAAGGGGCTGCGCGAGCACGGCTACGTCGAGGGCCAGAACATCGTCATCGAGTATCGTTTCTCGGAGGGACGCAACGATCGGCTGCCCGCACTCGCGGCCGAGCTGGTCGATCTGAAGGTGAAGCTCATCGTGGCCTCGGGTTCGCCGGCGAGCTTTGCCGCCAAGCAAGCCACCAGCACGATCCCCATTGTCATGGGGAGCCTCGCCGCCCATCCGGTCGAGACCGGTCTTATCGCCAGCCTGGCGCGGCCGGGCGGCAACATCACGGGGATGACTGAGATGGCCTCGCAGCTCACCGGGAAGCGGCTGGAGCTACTCAAGCAGACCGTGCCGGGCCTTTCGCGCTTAGCAGTCTTCTGGAATCCGCCCAATCCTGCCTACGGGCCGGTCTTGAAGGAGCTCGAGGCGGCGGCTCAAACGATGGGAGTGAAGCTTCAGCGCCTGGAGGTTCGAGTCCCGGAGGACTTTGAGGGCGCCCTCGGGGCCGCGACCAGGCAGCGCGCCGGTGCGTTGTTCGTACCGGGCGACCCGTTGGTCACGAACCGGCCTAAAATGCTCGCGGACCTCGCGCTCAAGTACCGGCTACCGACGATCACGGATTTCAGGGAGCTTCCGGAATCCGGGGGGCTCCTTTCCTTCGGGCCGGACCTCGTCGACTCGTACCGGCGAGCCGCAAGCCACGTTGATAAGATTCTCAAGGGGGCCAATCCGGGCGACCTGCCGATGGAGCAGCCCACGAAGTTCGACTTGTTCGTCAACCTGAAGACGGCCCGCGCTCTCGGCCTGACGATTCCGCAGTCGGTCCTGGTGCAGGCTACCCAAGTGATCCAGTAG
- a CDS encoding cupin domain-containing protein, giving the protein MDETAVAAVTGVAQVFDLHALKAFAPDKRVRKMLFKTDQLWSEIACYEPGQSTVMHTHPKEEEAIYVLQGTANMNIDGQEIVVPAGCIVKFPNAVMHDVRNLGTERCVIMFLKVNPKVLKGTHDG; this is encoded by the coding sequence ATGGACGAGACGGCGGTGGCAGCGGTGACCGGAGTAGCGCAGGTCTTCGATCTCCACGCTCTCAAGGCCTTCGCGCCCGACAAGCGGGTGCGCAAGATGCTCTTCAAGACCGATCAGCTCTGGTCGGAGATCGCCTGCTACGAGCCGGGACAGAGCACGGTCATGCACACCCACCCGAAGGAGGAAGAGGCCATCTACGTCCTCCAGGGCACGGCCAACATGAACATCGACGGCCAGGAAATCGTCGTGCCCGCCGGCTGCATCGTCAAGTTCCCGAATGCCGTCATGCACGACGTGCGCAATCTCGGAACCGAGCGCTGCGTGATCATGTTCCTCAAGGTCAACCCGAAGGTGCTCAAGGGCACTCATGATGGGTAA